From the genome of Triticum aestivum cultivar Chinese Spring chromosome 1A, IWGSC CS RefSeq v2.1, whole genome shotgun sequence:
acgctgagtcatgcctggttggtaggtgctacgcacgacagatcttccacaGTCTCCGCGTCTGGACGGACGAGTGCAGGACGGTGGCGCTGTGGGGCGctgtggtggcgtcgacggatgtCTGGACTGGCAAGGATGAAGCagatctctctcctgaagatgAGTCGGTGGtccgatgatgatggcggcttctaaaacgtgtgcatgtggtgtgCGCTTTAGGTAGGCTGCACCGGTTGTTGGTCCttatgtggatggatcggcgaTGACACCAATTTTTGATATAGGGAGTGAGAGCACTCCATattatcgagtttgtaggtgtgagtggtagCTTCGAGTggattgatgtatgtttttgtcagACCTTTGtgaaataattaataaagatggttgtatgcatcgattgatgcaaagGTCGGAGGTTTAACCTCCTTTTTCCATTTCTAAAAAAATTTCTCGTAGTGCACTCTCCGTGCTTGTTGAACTTGTTGGGATTTTTTTGTCGTGTTTTGATCAGTTTGTATGGCATTCTCCTGAACGCCATGTATCGTTCGGCTATGtagttttatatataaagcaggatGGACCAGGTGAAACCCTATTTCGAGGCGTGGGTGTACAGCATAAACGCACAGAAGGTGGTCGAGGAAATGTTGTTGTGTGAGAAAGGGGGGAGAACGAGACAGAAAACAAATGGCATGTCAGCCATTTTCCCCTCGTTCCTGGTTTTTGGATGAAATGTGATTTTGGAGCATGAGGGACTAAACAATGACAAAAAAAAGAGGGGTCAAATGTCAGACTTCTTGTAAATTTGGGGGAGCAAAAAAGTAGCTTTCTCTTTGGCAAACCATGGTAGGGTAGAAAATCTCCCGCTAGTATGAATCGGCTCCAGGTCTGGTGATGTACCCCAACTTTGTATCACCGAAACTAACACTCTGCTCTGCGCTTAGTTCTTGGTTTCTTTATCCATTAGatcgtttagtttagtttagtttctgtTGTGGTTTGGCCGTTTGGCAATTGGCGTCACCGATGGAGAGCAGCAAGGAAAGGTCGAACGATTGCTACCTGGGCTCAGCTCTGTTCCAAACGACCGCGTTGGAATAGTATTTGGAGCAACAAAATTGCGCGAACATATTAATAGCCATACTCATCGTGTCCACCATTTCAGAAATCCTGCCTTTTGCGCATGAATACGTGTCAAGCTCGAACATACCCCAACTTATCTTCCAAAAATCGAGCCAGTTTTTTTTTCCTTACCAAACTGGGAACTCATTTTGCTCCGTGTAAGCCTTTTCTGCAAATCGACAATGAAAGCAATTGAACTGTATGCGCCTAAAAATAGTAGACTATAGAGTTCTCAAAAGGTTATTTCTGGAAGAAATATGTATAATATAACTTAAGAGGAACCTACAGTACGCGTGGCAAATATGGCAATATGCTTTCCACAATAGGACACCTCTTTTATTACCATATAAACATACATTTACATGGAATGAGATCCAAGGCCATACCGAAATAGCCACACTGAGTCAACATGAACAACACGAACTGCAGACACTTGTTTACTACCACGATACATAGATAGCCCTAAGGATAATTTAGTCAAGCACCTTTCAGTACCGACCTATAGAACCAATCAAGGCGGGTAACAAAAACCCTTCAGCATGCAATAGGAGCTCCTCCTGGAGGGtttccatcgccatcatcatcatcatcgtccttgTGGAACTTCAACATTGCACCTAATATTGCACCAAACCCAGTCCTCTTGTTTTTCTTCTTGGGTGGTTGTTGTTTCTTTTGCTGAAGAAGCTGCAAAAGTGGATTCCTTAATCTTGAGAAAAGTAATTGGATCCACACATATACAGACTATGATATGTGTACGAATAAACTAAGTTCCAAGAAATTGACTAGTGGAGAATATATATACAAGGCTTACCTTCTTAAATGCTGCTCTCATTTCACTGCTAAACATATCTTTGTTTGCCTTACCGTACTCCATTAGTTCTTTTGCATTCATGGTTTCCAGCCTTGCCAGCTGCCAACAATGTCATCGTATACAGAAATGATGAGCAAGTATGTATGATACAGTTGTGCTAAAAATAACTTAAATATATGTTCTTCTGATTCCTAGCTAGGAAAAAGTGTTGCCTCGGTCAAACGGTATTTGTGAAACAACGAGATTGTAAACAACTAAACATTGACACTCCCCACAGTAACAGTAACCGAAAGTACAAATATCAAAATTGATTATATATCATGATGCCATTTACCCATGCTTTGAATTCCTTGATGTTCCCCCTTACTGAATTATCTTCATTATCACCTGCAGCCATATCAAACTACAGGATGATTGCCGGGCAAACGCCTCCTCTAGAAACTACAGGATGATCACTGTTTTGGTGAGGGCTTGTTGTTCTAGTTTCCCAGAACCTTAAGAATGATGGGTTTTATTTATAGGAGAACTTCACCATCAGGTTAGCCTCACTCCTTATATTTTTAGCACAAAATAAAGATTAGTTAAATCAAAAGACTACTTTGATTGTTTCTTGTGAGAAGATATGAGCTATTGCTAAAAACTACTTTACAGTATGCCAACGAAAACTGTGGGAGTTTTCACTCGATTTCAGGGTCAGTTTCATATTGGTTTCGTATTGTACACCCCGAAGGTAATAACATTTGCATGATCATGTC
Proteins encoded in this window:
- the LOC123079979 gene encoding uncharacterized protein; this encodes MAAGDNEDNSVRGNIKEFKAWLARLETMNAKELMEYGKANKDMFSSEMRAAFKKLLQQKKQQPPKKKNKRTGFGAILGAMLKFHKDDDDDDGDGNPPGGAPIAC